ATCAAATATTGCAAAATGTCTTGTGGGGAGGGTGGTATGGCCCCTGCCCTCTGATAGCTActgttacagatgaagaactgatgcaagaaaatccatccattcattcaacaggtGCTTGCTACTCAGGTCCTTTTCATAGTATTAATGCAGAACTCCTGAATTAGAATACTGGTCTGGAGACTTCGGGAAATATGGCGCTGTCACCGAGGGCATACACACTGGGATAGTCTGTTCCGAGTCTAATCCACTTGGAGTTTGGGCATCTTTACCTTGGATAAGTCATTCTGCCTGAGCTAATAAGTCCTTCTCTGCAAACAAGAGGTAATTCTGATTATACAAAAACACCTAATTCATAGGTATGTGATGAGGTTTAACTGGGATAATAACAGTAAGAGAATGGGCCAAGTGCCAGACATACAGAAAATGCACAAGTGATCTTGATGATGAATGATGTCGGAGCTACCACATCCAAAGGGACCAAGAGATATCATTTGGTCTTCTGAGCCAGCAGTTGCTGAACCCACCTTTATTGCTTTAGTTTTAGGACAAGGGTAAATAAGTGGCCAGTAAAGTGGTTATTTTTCCTTGATTGTGGGCAGACTTTTCCACAAACTCTGGTGGAACCTGTGGAGACAGGCCAAAGTGTGGACTGGCTCAGCTTCCACTGCAATTCTGTGATTAAAGGATTTAAGAGATTAACGGGATCTCTTCAGGAAGTAGCTCGGAAAGCTCACTTGGGTTTATTCCAATGAAGAGGGATTTTCTGAATAAAGTCTCCTCTATAAAGAGCGAGATCTATGTGCACATGTAAGAAGTGAGGAGGGGGACCCCAATTTCAAATTAACAAGTAGCTGGTTACTTAGTCAAAATGATAACCCCATGTTTAGGTGATATTAGCAAGAATACCATGGAGAGTACAGACAAGTTTCATCTTTCTCTCTCCTGTCCCTAGCCAGGGAGAGAAATTTTGATACAGCGCAATGAAGAGCTAGCTAGGAGGCTGGCCATCTAATTCTCTGTCCTGTGAGTAATTTCATGTGAGAACTTTGGCAGGTCATTCAACCTACCTGGACATCAGTTTACCTCTAAATTAAATAAGAGGATTATTTGAGAACTGCCAGATTGTGAAATTTGAAAATTGCTGAATCTGAAAATCTGACATGTGTGACTGCCTAATTTGAGAATTGCTTCCAGGCCCAGAGCCCCAGCATCTAGCCCAGTGTGGACCTTATGGTGGCACATAAATGTTGGCTGCCTTGAAATGAGTTGCTGAATAATGACATGTGAATGTCACAGAGTCATCAACTGGAAAACCACCAGGCCATCAGAGTTACAAATTCCCCAGTCATTAAGCTTTCTGAGGACACTCTAGGTTCAAAAGACCTCCTCCAGGTGGGGTAAATGTTAATGATTCAGCTTCCAGTTACTTTTTCCCCACAAGTCTGGAACCCCTGGACATGGGTGGCTTCCCTCCAATCCTCATTTCTCAGTCTGAAGACTCCAGAGTTCAAAATGAAAGCTCCAGAAGGTTCCAGAGCAAGGGATGGGCTTATGGCTAGAGGAAGCATTTTCTTTATACCTTGGGGCTAAAAgttgacattttttaaattataaccaCCCACTACAGATTGGGAACAGGATAAAGTTGTATTTAGAGTTGTTTAGGGACTATAGGAAGAATTTAGAAAGGgatcagagagaagaaaaagtcATTTATTAAGACTTGTTCTGCATTAAGTAGGTTTTCAGGTTCAGCCCCCACATAAGAACCTCGTATGTGGCAAGTTTGCCATCCCACTGTTTTCAAAATGTTGGAGTTTGTGGGCCTTTGGGTGAACATGAACATTTCCATCAATTCTAAATGTCACTTCTCTCTACTGCTTGGACCATGAAGATGTTTGAATTTTTGCTTCCAATGAGTTTGAAAGAAATACAGTGTTAGAGTGTTGGCAGCAATAAATGGTctagcaaaacaaaaataatggtCAGAATAGTTTTACTTTTGGCTAACAAAGTAGAAAGTAGCATTTTAGGGAGCCCGGCCAGCAAGATAGGGCCGTCCACTTTGCTGCACCCCATCTTCCAGCTGTTGGCCCCAGCCCAGCTCCCGAGCAGCCTTTCAGCTTGGCCCAGGCTCTATGTTCGAGAGCCGCCAAATAGCAAGCTTGATTGGCTTAAAGGTGGACTAACCTTGGGCACCAGAGCCTTCCCGTGGATCTATCTCATCAAACAATACAatgaagatgttttagtgtataaAAGAAGAAATGGGTTGGAATAAACTATTGAAATACCAACATAGTATGCTCCATATAGCAATTACAGAGTTCCTCTGGATTCACCAATCTTTTGATTGTAAATGAGAGAGACAAAGTTAtatgcgtctggggtcttaaacgctagcaaggagccatctaagatgcatcaattggtctcaacccacttggaccaaaggagaatgaagaacaccaaggatacaaggtgattacgagcccaagagacagaaagggtcacatgaaccagcgactacatcatcctgagaccagaagaactagatggttcccggctacaactgatggctgccctgacagggaacacaacagagaacccctgagggagcaggagagcagtgggatgcagactccaaattctcataagaccagacttaatggtctgactgagactagaaagaccccggtggtcatggcgcccagaccttctgttgccccaggacaggaaccattcccgaagccaactcttcagacgtggattggactggataatgggttggagagggatgctggtgaggagtgagcttcttggatcaggtggacactggagactatgttggcatctcctgcctggacgggagatgagagggtggagggggttagaagctggcgaaaaggactcgataagagagagtggagggagagagcagggtgtctcattagggggagagtaattgggagtgtgtagtaaggtgtatatgggtttttgtgtgagagactgacttgatttgtaaactttcacttaaagcataataaaaattatttttaaaaaaagttatgtGCGACTATGTATTGTCAATATTTGTGTGTTGCatcattaagtgaaaaaaatacttctgtattcttcagaaaaaaaaaaaaaagattttaaaaaggcTGAAAAACAGTGACCCAGGTATGACTGGAGATGGTCCTTATGGACATtctgtgctaaccaaaagattggaggtttgagcccacccagaggcaccttggtagggagtcctggcaacctacttctaaaaaatcagccattggaaaccctattgagcacacTTCTACTAGGACAGACAaggagttgtcatgagtcggggtcaacttgacagcagttggtACTGGTAGGGAAAGAAGCAATCTTTTGACTGGGAGTCAGGCAGCCtgttcaagtcctggctctgccactaactgTATGTTTCATCTCCTTTCAGGCTGTCAGTTTCTTGGACTGTTAAATGAAGAGGTTGGACCAGATTCTTAAAACTCCTCCTTGTTTTAATATTCTATTATTCTAGATAAtaattttcagtttgtttgttttgatgttCAGCCCAAGAAGTAAAAGACTTTAAGGACATGTTTTAACTTAATGCCAAGGATCAGTAGATTATAACCCCTTCCCCTCAAAATTTGTTAAAAATAGTATCTATTGCTAcagtgaaaagaaaaaggagtGGATTAGCATGGAGTAAGGATCCTTGGATTTGTTATCCCAGCTCTTCAATGGCTTACATGGCACTGCCCAAACTGCTAAGCTTCTCTGAAGCCTCGGTTTTGTCACCTAGCAAATGGGAACCACACGTGCCCAGTTTGCCACACAGGATTTTGAGGTAGAAGCTTGTGCATGTCCCAGAGAAGATaagccctgggggaggttgaaaGAGTGTTGAAGGCATAAAATAAACAGAATGGAGAAGGATTCCACAGTAGTAAACCTGGCTTCTGATTCTATAACTAATTAGCCAATATCATGAGGgtatcagtttcttcatttgaaaaatggAAGCGTCTGCCTAGATCAGCATTTCTAAAACTATGCATCAAGAATGAATGTCCCtcacaatgttaggagccctaatatgtagcataaacagtatacaaaacattactaacaatgcagaagagaaactagataactgggagctcctaaaaatctaacacctatgctcatccaaagacctcacaaaagagtaaaaagattacctacagactgggaaaaagtttttagttatgacatttccgatcagctcctgatctctaaaatctacatgatactgcaaaaactcaactacaaaaagacaaataacccaattaaaaaatgggcaaaagatatgaacaggtacttcagtaaagaagacaggtagcaaacagatacatgaagaaatgctcacaatcattagccattagagaaatgcaaatcaaaactacaatgagattccatctcactccaacaaggctggcattaatccaaaaaacacaaaataataaatgttggaaaggttgtggagagactgcaacatTTACAcactgttgatgggaatgtaaaatggtgcaaccactttggaaattgatttggtgcttccttaaaacactagaaatagaactaccatacgatccagcaatcccactccttggaatatatcctagagaaaaaagagcctttacacaaacagagatatgcacacccatgttcattgtagcactgtttacaatagcaaaaagatggaagcaagcaaggtgcccatcaatggatgaatggataaacaaattatggtgtattcacacaatggaatactacgcatcgataaagagcagtgatgaatctgtgaaacatttcataatgtggagaaatcaggagggcattatactgagtgaaattagtcaattgcaaaaggacaggtattgtgtaagaccactattataagaactcgaaaaatagtttaaacagagaagaaaatactctctgatagttatgagaggggagagggaggtaaggagggagggagtattcgctaattagatagtagacaagaactattttaggtgaagggaaagacaacacacaatacaggagaggtcagcacaactggactaaaccaaaagcaaacaagtttcctgaataaactgaactcttcaaaggccagcgtagcaggggcagggtttggggactatggtttcagaggacatctaagtcaattattttcttaataaaatctattaagaaaacattctgcatcccactttgtagagtggtgtctggggtcttaaatgctagcaagcagccatctaagatgtatcaattggtctcaacccacctggagcaaaggagaatgaagaacacaaaatacagaaggtaattatgagcctaagagacagaaggggccacatgaactagagaatacatcagcctaagaccagaagaactagatggtgcctggctacaactgatgactgccctgacagggaacacaacagagaacccctgagggagcaggagagcagtggggtgcagactccaaattcttgtaaaaagaccagacttaatggtctgactgagactagaaggaccccagtggtcatggaccccaaaccctctgttagcccaagacaggaaccattctcaaagccaactcttcagacatggattggactggacaatgggaccgaaaatgatactggtaaagaatgagtttcttggatcaaaaagacacaggagactatgttggcatctcctatctggaggggagaggagagggcagagggagtcagaagctggcagaatggacatgaaaagagaaattggagggaaggagtgtgctgtctcaatagggggaaagcaattaggagtatatagcaaggtatatataaatttcgtataagagactgccttgatttgtaaactttcacttaaagcacaatagagtttttttttaaaaaaatgaatgtccctcaaaaatatctgaGGAACATGAGTTTGGAAAATCCGGCATACTCTATCCCTGTCTTAGAGATTTCACAGTCTGCATTAGCATATTTTGAGATGCTCTGCAGTGAAGAAGCACATTCAGTTTTATTTAACTTGTCTGTCAAATTAAATTGACCATGGAACCTTTTATCTCTGGAATGCTTTTTAATATCCCATGAAATAACGTTTGGAAAATTGAAGACTAGATGGTGTGCTTCTCTGAGGAATTATACACAGAGACTATGATGTACCTGTTGCAAAGCCGCATCTGGGTTATATGGACAAGTATTGGGgatcatttttccttcttttcgtCTGGCCGCCTCCTTCACATATAGTTATCTTTGCCCTCTTAGTTTGGGCACCAGCAGGTATGCATGTGTGAGTATTTTATCAGCAAGTATTTTGAACACtaacctggtggcttagtggttaagtgctacggctgctaaccaaagggtcagcagtttgaatctgccaggcgctccttggaaactctatggggcagttctactctgacctatagggtcgctatgagttggaatcaactcaacggcaccgggtttggttttggtttgggtgctTACTACTATGGTAGATTCAATGGACAATGGAAGAACAGCATAAAATACCGTTCCccctcaatgacacctaacaacaaccaccaccacctctaTTGTGGACTTTACTATTTATGAAAGAAATTCTACTGCCTAATgatttacaggaaaccctggtggcatagtagttaataactacagctgctaaccaaaaggtcagcagttcaaatccaccaggcgctctatggaaactctatggggcagttctactctgtctgtaaagtcgctatgagttggaatcgactcaacaccaaCGGGTAACAGGTAATGGTAATAATTTAcagattattttatttcattgagTTACCTGGCATTAAAGGCTATAGAAGGAAACATAGAAGAGCTTATCATGTGCTGAAGTGGTTAGAGAAAGCTTTGTAGAATAAATGCAGTTTTGCCTAGACTTTGAAAACGTGTGATATATGATGGGTCAAGTAGTAATAATATGGAATAGACGGGAACGGACCCAAGATTTGAACGGCAGGGAAAGTGCCTTGACTTCTTAGAGTGGACCCTAGCAGCCACCGTAAGTCAGAGAGCACAGAAATAGCTTGGTCAGAATGAGTTTCGGTGAAGAGAGAGCTGGGAGGTAAAATACATAGGAGGCACTTGAAATAATCCCAGGAAAAGTAACATGGTATAGTGAGGCATTGtcatgcagggaaaaaaaaaaatacattggatTTCAAGTAAGAAAAATtgcatttgtattttttaaaatccacCTTTATAAGTAGTTTATAATTGATTTTAATTATTGAATTCAAACTAATTATATTAGCTTTTGACACCCCTCTGTCTCATCTATGCATTTCCTCTTCAAATTGGCAATTATAATTACCAATGACACGTGCATTCTTCCACAGCAGGTCTTTCAactttggcactattgacatttgcgGCCAGATAAGTCATTGTGGGTGGTTGCCCTGTGCATTGTAAGATATTCAGCAGCATCCTTGACCTCTACCTGCTAGATGCCAGTACccccagtccctgcagctatgaaACCAAAAATACCTTCAGACATTGCCAAACATCCCTTAGGAGGCAAAACCATGGTTCCAGAGGTGTCGTGCATAGAGGAAATCACTGTCCCCAAAGATGGTGGCAATGTTCATATTATTTTTgcataaataaaagactggtaaGACAGAAAATTGACTTCAAGGATGTAGACCTATCTAACTGAAGGAAGGACTAAAATCTGTATCAGTTATGATGCTTTCGGCTGCAAGTGTCAAATCTGTAGACTTAaaatggactccagactttctggaaccaaaGGGGCTGGATGAActgctgaaactattgccctgagataatcttgaaatgttaaaccaaaaatatcccctaatatcttctaaaaactaaataataaaaaaataatagcttagcttaactagtaaaaaaatgtctgccttcagcattatactcttttaagaacaatctatgtaggatcaaagtgacaatagcaactggaaagattagataggaaccttaggggcagtgagtctatgttaacggaggaggaacaactcagagaaggagggtagagtagttgtacaactcaaagaatgtgatcaatgtcactgaattatgcatgtagaaatggttgaataggTATATGtcttgctgtatatattctcaacagcagaagaataaaattttttaaaaagggcttGAATAAGAAGGAAATGTATTACCTCACTTAGGTACTCTCGAGGCAAGTCAGACTCcaggttttattttttctgcaGCTCACAATATCATCATGACCCATATTCTTTCTGGATCTGTCACCAATAGCACTGGGCTGCTCCCCCTCAGGGTTATAAGACAGCTACCAGAGGCAATTGTGTCTAATTGCTTCCTTATTTGTGTCCAgtggagatagatagatagccTGACTCACTAAATATTGAGAATACTTCGTCCCCGGAAACCACTAGAAATCCTCTATTCGTGTATTATTGGCCCAAATTGGCTTAGCTCTCTACTCCCCTACCACCACCATCCCTGAGCTTCTAACTGGCAAGATGGATAAGATCAGCTATGTAGTATGGATGTTGGGTTCTTAACCATAGTGCTCCCTACACAATCTCTGGAAGGAAAAGAGACAATCAGACAATTACAGAGAATGTTAAGTTCAATGTGGTACCTCATTGTGAGCCAAACTGAATACGGTATTTGTGAAAACACCCAAAGAAAGAATTTGCCAAGGATGTGTGAAAAGAGAAAATAgcatagaaaaccaaagaccataATCTTGGGGGAAATGGCGATGGATAATTAAGAGCATTGGTCTTGGTTCTGAAGAAAGCTGGCTCAGCCAGGTGCTGGGTGTGTGATCATGGCCAAATCACTATTCGTTTATGTACTTTGTCTTCCTCATTTGTCCAGTTGGCAGAATAAGACcttccttataatagtggtgagAGGATTAAGTGAGGCAAGTAGCGCTGAATGGATAATGGGCACTGGAGAGGCCCATCTCTCCAACTGTTCTACTCCATTAAATGGGCTAGAAATGGAATATGCTAGatagaaatgtgtgtgtgtcgTTTCATCTAATCCACTGGTGAGGTGGTGGGTGAGGTGGCTGTTACTGCCCTGGGAGGAGTAAAAGGAGAGGGTGCTAGAAGCACAGGGCAGGTCTCTCTGATCTTACTGGAGGCCATGACTGCTTGAAGAACTTTAAATAATGTTCTAAATTACTCTACCTCCAGGTAAGTAGCATAGTATTTTAAAGTTTGGCTCAGCCCTCAAGTGTTTAAGGCCCTATCATCTTATAAAATTTTCCAGCTCAGGCTGGAAACTGCTTAGATCACCCTTCCCCATCTACCACCTCATTCCCTTATTCATGGCAAAAGGCAAAATCTAAttatttaaactaaaaaaaaaaaaacctaaatctgGAAAACATGTCCAATGATATTAGAAATATTTAACACTCCATGAGCATTTAAATAACGGTATTACCTTGCCCAAGGTGCAATATTATCTTTGATCACAGACTTGTACTAAGGGAAAACATCTGTTCCATAGAATTCTCAGGAAAACAGAATTAGAGTGTTTACATTTGTAAAGCAGGATAAACTCAGATCATCAGCTGAGATGTGACTGTGGTGGTATTTTACAGCCCTGGATTTTATAAACCTATTTAAAAATAGTCTTCTACTGTTTAACATACTTGGCTACAAATATTCACccattctatcaaacattcattTGTCAAGTACCTACTACATGCAGGGCATGGATTTAGCTGAGTGCCAGTGCTGGGAAGCCTAGGCGGAGTAGGGGATAGAGACCTTAATAGACAGTGAGCCTAGCCTTGTGCCACAAGGTGATGATGTGGGTTAGACGAGGTAACACATGCATTTCTATCTAGCATAGTCTATTTCTAGTCCGTTTAATGCAATAaagcagatgctcaataaataagtCCTTTAACTGGGACATCAGTGTTTCTTTGCTTATATGGTCCTTAGGTACTTTGTTCAAATGTTGAGTATTCATTAATAGCCTCTCTGGACTCTTGGCTTCTTAATCCATTGCCTAAACTCACAGAGTGAATAAGGggttcaactaaaaaaaaaaaattgggtacaTTTACTTCcagatttgtttcatttttttgttgttgagttgttataAAAATCAGATTATACTATGAATTCTGCCTGTAACTTTAAAATATATCACAGGATTAATAacgaaaaaaaaatggcaaagaatttgcatagacatttcatcaaagatgATATGTAAGTGGCCAACAAGTACACgagaagatgctcaatgtcattagccattagagaaatacaaataaaatcttCCATGACATACCACCTCCTCCCTAttagaaaggcaataataataacaaagtgaaacaaaaacagaaaacaacagatgTTGGTTAGGTTGTGGAGAACCTGGAACCTgggaccctcatccattgctgttggaaatgtgaaatggtacagccgCTATGGAAGACGCTTTGGCAGCTCCTCAGAATGTTGaacatagaactgccctatgacccagcaatcccaatcttaGTTATATATCCAGAAAAAGTAAAGGCACAAACACAAACCATTACACtaatgttcattgaagcacttttcacagtagccaaatgttggaaacaaccaaaatgtccatcaatagatgaatggataaacaaaatatggttgGTATAAACACACAATAGAATGCTacccagagaaatgaaatctGATGCTTGTCGCTACAGGGATAAATCTTCAAAATATCATGCTGAGTGAGTAAGTCAcatacaaaagacaaatattgtatgatttcaatatttgaaataatgaaataagcaaatatgtagaaaccaaagattattagtggttaccagaggtggccAAAAGGGCAAGGGATAATTTTTGCTTGGGGAACATCAAGTTTATGTCATGGATGGTGAAGTGATTTGGGAAAGGGTAgcgggaatggttgcacaatttgaaggatgtaatcagtgtcactgaattgtacatgtacatTATTGTTGAGATGacgtatgttttgttgtgtatgttttcaccacaataaaattaaatatgtacgcacacacacatgtgtaTCTATCACAGTCATTTTGTAATGACAGAATACAttatatatttcaccaca
Above is a window of Loxodonta africana isolate mLoxAfr1 chromosome 2, mLoxAfr1.hap2, whole genome shotgun sequence DNA encoding:
- the LOC104846194 gene encoding NADH dehydrogenase [ubiquinone] 1 subunit C1, mitochondrial-like, whose translation is MVRIVLLLANKVESSILGSPASKIGPSTLLHPIFQLLAPAQLPSSLSAWPRLYVREPPNSKLDWLKGGLTLGTRAFPWIYLIKQYNEDVLVYKRRNGLE